A genome region from Oncorhynchus masou masou isolate Uvic2021 chromosome 14, UVic_Omas_1.1, whole genome shotgun sequence includes the following:
- the nags gene encoding N-acetylglutamate synthase, mitochondrial — MAKVNSGTSSCRVMIMAGKYLTNPSPGLVPSTCHRRMLKLQRRLASSKAAGQGGKTPALAQHEFSNSFSASDRYVLSNRTLIYRDVKAFLSEIGGDPREARYWLTQFQRASLAQAPAFAVLEVDKSVFESREMLQSLAFGLSFLQRMDMKPVVVMGLSRPEDDDAPDGFTSNSRADIVQRCQTLTEVLQHHSASVIPFFSAEALLLVQDPPQGSSAGSSIAVDKGLLQWSLDCGAIPLVCPVGRDTTGRSVALDSVNVTASISKVLQPLKVMFLNSWGGLRNQSHKVLDLVSLPGDLPSLSGAPWLSLAERRRVGTIAQLLNQLPCESSAVITSASTMLTELFSHKGSGTLFKNGDPIHKYSTLDDIDLDRLLALINKSFGKNLREDYIESLKGRLHSIYLSEGYSAAAIITREPLSSDTPYLDKFVVSSSKQGEGTSQILWECIRQDLGKLFWRSRATNRINPWYFKHCDGSFVNGSWIVFWFGLSDIRESYQLVEYAKRVPDSFHGPIMGGAPQQPPPGS; from the exons TTGCAGAGTCATGATAATGGCTGGTAAATACTTGACGAACCCCTCACCGGGGCTTGTCCCGAGCACATGTCACCGGCGAATGTTAAAACTTCAGCGACGCTTGGCGAGTTCAAAGGCGGCCGGCCAGGGAGGCAAAACCCCGGCTTTGGCCCAGCACGAGTTCTCTAACTCTTTCTCAGCCTCTGACCGCTACGTTCTGTCAAACCGCACGTTAATTTATCGGGATGTGAAAGCGTTTCTCAGTGAAATTGGTGGAGACCCTCGAGAAGCTCGGTACTGGTTGACCCAATTTCAGAGAGCCAGTTTGGCACAAGCGCCAGCATTTGCAGTGCTCGAG GTGGACAAATCTGTATTCGAGAGCCGAGAGATGCTGCAGAGTCTGGCGTTTGGGCTCTCGTTTCTGCAGCGGATGGACATGAAGCCAGTCGTGGTGATGGGACTGTCACGGCCTGAGGATGACGACGCTCCAGACGGGTTTACTTCCAACTCCAGGGCTGATATCGTTCAGCGGTGCCAGACCCTAACAGAGGTCCTACAGCACCACTCAGCCAGTGTCATACCTTTCTTCAGTGCAGAGGCCTTGCTGCTGGTGCAGGATCCACCCCAAGGAAGCAG TGCAGGGTCCTCCATTGCAGTGGACAAAGGCCTGCTCCAGTGGAGCCTGGACTGCGGGGCCATCCCCCTAGTGTGCCCTGTGGGGCGGGACACCACGGGCCGCTCGGTGGCCCTGGACTCGGTGAATGTCACGGCCTCCATCTCCAAGGTCCTGCAGCCACTCAAAGTCATGTTCCTCAACAGCTGGGGAGGCCTCCGCAATCAGAGTCACAAG GTGCTGGATCTAGTGTCTCTGCCCGGTGATCTTCCCAGTCTGTCGGGGGCGCCGTGGCTGAGCTTGGCCGAGCGTCGGAGGGTGGGCACCATCGCCCAGCTCCTGAACCAGCTTCCCTGCGAGTCCTCTGCAGTTATCACCTCTGCCAGCACAATGCTCACAGAGCTGTTCAGCCACAAGG GTTCTGGTACACTGTTCAAGAATGGAGACCCCATTCACAA GTACAGCACTCTGGATGACATAGACCTAGACCGCCTACTGGCCCTGATAAACAAGTCTTTCGGAAAGAACCTGAGGGAGGATTACATTGAGTCACTCAAAGGCCGCCTCCACTCCATCTACCTCTCTGAAgg GTACAGTGCAGCAGCCATCATCACCAGGGAGCCTCTGAGCAGCGATACGCCCTATCTTGACAAGTTTGTGGTGAGCAGCAGCAAGCAGGGTGAGGGCACCAGCCAGATCCTGTGGGAGTGTATCAGGCAGGACCTGGGAAAGCTCTTCTGGAGGTCCCGTGCCACCAACCGCATCAACCCCTG GTACTTCAAGCATTGCGACGGAAGCTTTGTCAACGGCAGCTGGATTGTATTTTGGTTCGGTCTCTCAGACATCAGGGAGTCGTACCAGCTCGTAGAGTATGCCAAACGCGTTCCAGACTCCTTCCACGGTCCGATAATGGGGGGAGCCCCCCAGCAGCCACCCCCAGGATCCTGA